AGGCCCTGGGCATCTCCCGCAACCCGTGGGCGCCGGACCGCACGCCGGGCGGCTCGTCGAGCGGCGCGGGCGTGGCCGTCGCCGCCGGGATGGCGCCGATCGCGCACGGCTCGGACGGCGGCGGCTCGCTGCGGATCCCGGCCTCCTGCAACGGGCTGGTCGGGCTCAAGTCGACCCGCGGGCTGGTGACCAGCACGGCCGTCTCCGTGGAGGGCTGCGCGACGAACGGCGTGCTCACCCGCACGGTGGCCGACACCGCGGCCGCGCTCGACGTGCTGGCGCTGCACGACCCGGGCGCCTGGTGGTCGCCGCCCGCCCCGCGGCGGCGGCTGACGGACGCACTGCGCGAGGAGCCGCCGACGGGGCTGCGGATCGGCGTGCTGCGCGAGTCGCCGCTGGAGGGCATCCCGGTCGACCCGGCGTGCGGGGCGGCGGTCGACAAGGCGCTGCACGCACTGGAGGCGGCGGGCCACCACGTGCTGGACACCCCGCTGCCGCTGCCGCCGAGCGGGGAGCTGATCTCGGTCTTCACCACCCTGTGGCACCTCGGTGGCGCCGGGGTCGAGCTCGCCGACCCGGAGCGGGTGGAGCCGCACAACCGGGCCCTGCGGGAGGCCGCCCGGGCCACCGACTCCTGGACCTACGCGCAGGCGGTGCAGCGGGCCCAGCAGTTCTCCCGGCAGATCGTCGAGGGCTTCCTGGCCGGCTTCGACCTGCTGGTGACCCCCACGATGGCGTGCCTGCCGCCGCTGATCGGCACGCTGTCGGCGGGCGTCGAGCAGGAACCGCTGATGCCGCTGCTGAACAGCTACCCGCTGGCGGTCTTCACCTCGGTGTTCAACGTGACCGGCCAGCCGGCCGTCTCGCTCCCGCTGCACCAGGACGAGGCCACCGGCCTGCCGGTGGGCGTCCAGCTGGTCGCCGCGCCGTGGCGGGAGGACCTGCTGCTCCAGGTCGCGCGCACGCTGGAGCTCGCCCTGCCCTGGGCCGACCGCCGGCCGGCGCTCTGACCCCTGCCGCTGCCCAGCCGAACGGCGACGCGCACGGTGGGTGCCGCCCGCACACGCGGCACCCACCCGGCGTCACCGCCCCTTCGTCCGCCGCCTGCTCGCCAGCCAGCCGAGGGCGGCGCCGACCAGCAGGGTGACGGCCAGCACCAGCCAGAGCGGCAGCGTCACGGTCGGCACCCACAGGTGGATGCTGGTCGAGGCGGTGTTGGCGGCGATGAACCAGATCGCCAGCGCGGCCAGCAGCAGCATCCCGATGGTGCGCAGCCGGATCTGCCGGCCCCGCACGGTGATCGACGACGGTTCCGAATTGAGGCTTTTGTTGCTCATTCACCCATTATCGTCCGCACTGGGGAAACGGGGCGGCTCGACGTGGCCGGTGTGCAATGAGTCGCCCTACCAGGTGATTTCGAACCTCCATTCAGCAAGTACACATTTCCCCTCTGCTGATTGGCCACCTCGAAGCCAGTCGGGGCGGCGAGAAAACAGGGGCCAGGCCTTCTTCCTCCTCCATCCGGAGAGTTCGCCATGACCGTGGCCCCGCTGCGCCCCGTCACCCCCCACCCCGCCCCATCCGCCGCCCCCCGCTACCAGCTCGCCTTCGCCCAGGACGCCGAGGACGTCCGCGCCGCCCAGCTGCTGCGGCACCGGGTCTTCGCCGAGGAGATGGGCGCGGTGCTGCACAGCCCCGTGCCCGGTCTGGACATCGACCCGCTCGACGACTACTGCGACCACCTGCTGGTGCGCGACCTGGAGACCGAGGACGTCGTCGGCACCTACCGGCTGCTCCGCCCCGCCCAGGCCGCCCTGGCCGGCCGGCTCTACTCCGACGGCGAGTTCGACCTCTCCCGGCTCGCCGGTCTGCGCGGCGACCTGGTCGAGGTCGGCCGCTCGTGCATCGCCGCCGAGCACCGGGGCAACGGTGCGGTGATCAACCTGATGTGGGCCGGCATCGCCCGCTACCTCACCGAGAGCGGCCACGAGTGGATCGCCGGCTGCTGCTCGGTGCCGCTGGGCCAGGACGGCACCACGGCGGCCGGGGTCTGGGACGCCGTCGCGGCCAAGCACCTCGCGCCCGAGGAGTACCGGGTGGTGCCGCACCGCCCGTGGGACCCGACCGGCCGGCCGCGCCCGGCCCGCACCGCGGTGCCGCCGCTGCTCCGCGGCTACCTGCGGCTCGGCGCCTGGGTCTGCGGAACGCCCGCGCACGACCCGGAGTTCGGCGTCGCCGACCTCTTCGTGCTGCTCTCGCTGCGGCGCACCGACCCGCGCTACCTGCGGCACTTCCTCGGTGCCGCGTGAGCGCTTGGCTCCCCACCGCGCCGTGCACGCCCGAGGACTGCGTGGAGCGGCCGGCGGCCACCGTCGGCACCGCCCGGCGGGTGCTGCGCGCGGCGGGGTGCGCCGGGGTGCTGCTCGCCGGGATCGGGGTGGGGCCAGTGGTCCGCGCCCTGCCCCGGCGGGTCCGCGAACGGCTGGTGACGGCCTGGGCCCGCACCCTGCTGGCCACCCTCGGGGTCCGGGTGCGGGCGCTGGGCAGCAGCGTCGCCGTGCCCGGCGGGCTGCTGGTGGCCAATCACATCTCCTGGCTGGACATCGCCGTGATCGCCGCGGTCTGCCCCGGGCGCAACCTCGCGAAGACCGAGGTGGGCCGGTGGCCGGTGCTCGGTCCGCTGGTCGCGCGCAGCGGCACCCTGTTCATCGACCGCGACCGGCTGCGCTCGCTGCCCGGCACGGTCGCCCGGATCGCCGCCGACCTGCGGCGGGGCGAGCGGGTGGTGGTCTTCCCGGAGGGCAGCACCTGGTGCGGCCGGGCGGGCGGGCGGTTCCGGCCCGCCCTGTTCCAGGCGGCGATCGACGCCGGCGCGCCGGTGCAGCCGGTGGCCGTGCGCTACCGGTCGGCCGGTGCGCCGACCACCGTGCCCGCCTTCGTCGGCGAGGACGGGCTGGCGTTCTCGCTCTGGCGGGTGCTCTCGCTGCGCGGCCTGGTGGCGGAGGCGGTGGTGCTGCCGCCGATCCCGACCGACCCGCCGACCGGCGACGACCGCCTCGCCCGGCGCGCACCGGCCCGCCGCGCGCTGGCCCGCCGCACGCTGGCCCGGGCCGCGCAGGCGGCCGTGGACCGCGAGCGGGACGGCGCGCGGCACTGCTCCGTTCCCGCACGACCCCCGTCAGTCGTTCCCGAACGGCGGCCTGCGAGGATGATCTGACGGACGATCAACCGGAGGGTGGCTGATGGAACTGTGCTGCGCGGTGCTCGACGACTTCCAGCAGGTGGCGACCGAACTGGCCGACTGGAGCCCGCTGGCGGGCCGGGTCGGCGTCACCCGGTTCGACCGGCACTTCGAGAGCGAGGACGAACTCGCCGAGGCCCTGGCCGGGTTCGAGATCGTGGTGACCCTGCGCGAGCGGGTCGCGTTCCCCGCCACGCTGCTCGACCGGCTGCCGCGGCTGCGCCTGCTGGTCGCCTCCGGCATGCGCAACTCGGTGATCGACTTCGCCGCGGCCGCCCGCAACGGCGTCACCGTCTGCGGCACCGAGAGCTCCGGCACCCCGCCGGTCGAGCTGACCTGGGCGCTGCTGCTCGGCCTGGCCCGCCAGTTGGTGCCCGAGCACACCAACCTGCGGGCGGGCGGCCACTGGCAGACCACCGTCGGCAGCGACCTGGCGGGCCGCCGGCTCGGCCTGATCGGGCTCGGCCGGATCGGCGCCAAGGTCGCCCAGGTCGGGCTGGCCTTCGGCATGGAGGTGGCCGCCTGGAGCCAGAACCTGACGGCGGAGCGGGCCGCGGCGGCCGGCGTGCGGTTCGCGCCGAGCCTGGCCGACCTGCTGGCGGAGTCCGACTACCTCTCCGTCCACGTCAACCTCTCGGAGCGCACCCACCACCTGCTGGGCCCCGCCGAGCTCGCCCTGCTCAAGCCGACCGCCTACCTGGTCAACACCTCGCGCGCCGCGATCGTCGACCAGGACGCCCTGTTCGCCGCCCTGACCGCGGGCCGACTGGCCGGCGCCGCCCTGGACGTCTACGACACCGAGCCGCTCCCCGCCGACCACCCGGCCCGCACCACCCCGCGCCTGCTCACCACCCCGCACCTCGGCTACGTGACCGAGCGCAACTACCGCACCTACTACACCCAGACCGTCGAGAACATCGCCGCCTACCTCGACGGGAAACCGCTGCGGGTGCTCGGCACGACGAGCTGACGCGCCGTCAGACGTCCCGTGGGACCGTCAGAGCCCCACGGCCGCCAGCAGCTGCGCCCCGCTCAGCCCGCCCGGGGCGAGCCGCTCGCGGACGGCGCGGTTGGCCAGCACCTGGAGCGCCTCATTCACCGGGGTCGGCACGCCGTGCAGGCGGCCGAGCAGCACGATCTCGCCGTTCAGGTGGTCGGCCTCGACCGAGCCCGCGCCCCGGGCCAGGCTCTGCCAGGTGGAGCCGCCCTGCGCCTCACCCGGTGCGGGTGCCGGGCGGTTCAGCCGGCCGGCCCGCAGCTCGGCCATCTCGGCCGCGGTGGCCCGGGCGATCCCGGCGGCGTCCAGCGCTGCCTCGGCCTCCGCGCGGACGGCGGCCTGCACCCGCTTGCCGTCCGTCCCGTCCGGGTCGGCGCAGAGCGCCTCCACCGCGTTCTCCAGGTTCGCCATCAGCTTGCCGTACTTCCAGAGCATGACCGTCTCGGAGACCGGGGCCAGGAACCCGGACCCTTCGAGGTCCGCCGCCAGCCGGGCCGCCGCCGGGTCGTCGCCGCTCGGGTAGCGACCCACCGTCAGCACCCCGGTGTACGGGTGGCAGAGCGCGCTGACCTCGCCCGGCGCCAGGTGGCCGGACGGCAGCAGCACGCACATCCCGATCACCCGGCGGAACCGGCGCAACGCCGCCCGCTCGTTCTCCACCCCGTTCTGCGCGCAGACCAACGGGAGCCGCTCGCCCGCCGTGCCGCCGCCGGCCACCGGGCGGTCGGCCCAGTCGGCGAGCGCCGCCTCGGTGTGCTGCGACTTGACGGCGAGCACCAGCACATCGTCCCCGGTGAGCTCCAGCTCCGCCGGGCCCGCCACCACCGGCACCGGGAGCGTGCGGGCGCCCCGGTCGGCTGTGCTCAGCCGCAGCCCGCCGGCCCGCAGGGCGTTCAGGTGCTCGCCGCGCGCGACCAGCACCACCCGGTGGCCGCTCTCGTGCAGCCGGCCGCCGATGGTGCCGCCGATCGCACCGGCCCCGATGATCACGTACCTGGGTTCGTTCCGCTCCGCCATGCCGCCTCTTCCTCCCGTTCGGCCGTCCGACTGCCCGACAGCCTGATCGTGCGTCAGGCAGCACCGTACCGGTCGCACCCGAATGGCCGCCCCCGACGAGTGGCGCGACGGGTGCTCAGCCGGTCCGCTCGGCCGGCGGGGCGATCCGGCGGGCCACCAGCGAGTCGTCGGCCGGGCGGTGGGCCAGCGGCGTGCCGGCCGGGCGGAAGCCGGCCAGCACCACCGCGACGTAGCTGCGCCAGGCGTCCGGGGCCTGGGCGGCGGTCTCGTCGATCACGCCGCGCATGGCGAGCACGCACAGGTAGACGTCGGTCAGCGTCAGGTCGGCCCGGACCGTGCCGGCCGCCTGGGCGCGTTCGAGCAGACGGGCCATCAGCTCCCACAGCTCGGCCCGCTGGGTGTCGACGTCGGGCGGGACGACCTGCCAGAGCCGGGAGAGGCCGCCGTGGTGCGAGGACATCACCGCGCCGATGTGCCAGAGCACGCTCTCCAGGCCCGCGCCGCCGCAGGGTTCGGCCGCGGCGGCCCGGGTGCGGGTGAGGATGTTCTCCAGGATCTCGTCGTACAGCGCGGTGATCAGCGCGTCCTTGGTGGGGAAGCGGCGGTACAGGGTGCCCATGCCGACGCCGGCCCGGCGCGCGATCTCCTCCACCCCGGCGGCCGGCCCCTGCTCCGCGAAGACCTCCCAGGCCGCTCGCAACAGCCGCGTCCGGTTC
Above is a genomic segment from Kitasatospora viridis containing:
- a CDS encoding amidase, producing MPSPHDKLDPTDPFVPALELAAAVRRKEVSPVELAEACLARMDELDPQLNAFSHRDDDTVRKAAAEAAQTVARARSTDELPPFLGVPLPVKDLVDVAGWPTSYGSSGASRAPAATSNPVVQRFLAAGFVPLGKTTTSEFGSLPYTESEALGISRNPWAPDRTPGGSSSGAGVAVAAGMAPIAHGSDGGGSLRIPASCNGLVGLKSTRGLVTSTAVSVEGCATNGVLTRTVADTAAALDVLALHDPGAWWSPPAPRRRLTDALREEPPTGLRIGVLRESPLEGIPVDPACGAAVDKALHALEAAGHHVLDTPLPLPPSGELISVFTTLWHLGGAGVELADPERVEPHNRALREAARATDSWTYAQAVQRAQQFSRQIVEGFLAGFDLLVTPTMACLPPLIGTLSAGVEQEPLMPLLNSYPLAVFTSVFNVTGQPAVSLPLHQDEATGLPVGVQLVAAPWREDLLLQVARTLELALPWADRRPAL
- a CDS encoding LapA family protein, yielding MSNKSLNSEPSSITVRGRQIRLRTIGMLLLAALAIWFIAANTASTSIHLWVPTVTLPLWLVLAVTLLVGAALGWLASRRRTKGR
- a CDS encoding GNAT family N-acetyltransferase — encoded protein: MTVAPLRPVTPHPAPSAAPRYQLAFAQDAEDVRAAQLLRHRVFAEEMGAVLHSPVPGLDIDPLDDYCDHLLVRDLETEDVVGTYRLLRPAQAALAGRLYSDGEFDLSRLAGLRGDLVEVGRSCIAAEHRGNGAVINLMWAGIARYLTESGHEWIAGCCSVPLGQDGTTAAGVWDAVAAKHLAPEEYRVVPHRPWDPTGRPRPARTAVPPLLRGYLRLGAWVCGTPAHDPEFGVADLFVLLSLRRTDPRYLRHFLGAA
- a CDS encoding lysophospholipid acyltransferase family protein gives rise to the protein MSAWLPTAPCTPEDCVERPAATVGTARRVLRAAGCAGVLLAGIGVGPVVRALPRRVRERLVTAWARTLLATLGVRVRALGSSVAVPGGLLVANHISWLDIAVIAAVCPGRNLAKTEVGRWPVLGPLVARSGTLFIDRDRLRSLPGTVARIAADLRRGERVVVFPEGSTWCGRAGGRFRPALFQAAIDAGAPVQPVAVRYRSAGAPTTVPAFVGEDGLAFSLWRVLSLRGLVAEAVVLPPIPTDPPTGDDRLARRAPARRALARRTLARAAQAAVDRERDGARHCSVPARPPSVVPERRPARMI
- a CDS encoding D-2-hydroxyacid dehydrogenase family protein → MELCCAVLDDFQQVATELADWSPLAGRVGVTRFDRHFESEDELAEALAGFEIVVTLRERVAFPATLLDRLPRLRLLVASGMRNSVIDFAAAARNGVTVCGTESSGTPPVELTWALLLGLARQLVPEHTNLRAGGHWQTTVGSDLAGRRLGLIGLGRIGAKVAQVGLAFGMEVAAWSQNLTAERAAAAGVRFAPSLADLLAESDYLSVHVNLSERTHHLLGPAELALLKPTAYLVNTSRAAIVDQDALFAALTAGRLAGAALDVYDTEPLPADHPARTTPRLLTTPHLGYVTERNYRTYYTQTVENIAAYLDGKPLRVLGTTS
- a CDS encoding ketopantoate reductase family protein, producing MAERNEPRYVIIGAGAIGGTIGGRLHESGHRVVLVARGEHLNALRAGGLRLSTADRGARTLPVPVVAGPAELELTGDDVLVLAVKSQHTEAALADWADRPVAGGGTAGERLPLVCAQNGVENERAALRRFRRVIGMCVLLPSGHLAPGEVSALCHPYTGVLTVGRYPSGDDPAAARLAADLEGSGFLAPVSETVMLWKYGKLMANLENAVEALCADPDGTDGKRVQAAVRAEAEAALDAAGIARATAAEMAELRAGRLNRPAPAPGEAQGGSTWQSLARGAGSVEADHLNGEIVLLGRLHGVPTPVNEALQVLANRAVRERLAPGGLSGAQLLAAVGL
- a CDS encoding TetR/AcrR family transcriptional regulator, which encodes MTPASQDRPSTAPGTRTLRRDAAQNRTRLLRAAWEVFAEQGPAAGVEEIARRAGVGMGTLYRRFPTKDALITALYDEILENILTRTRAAAAEPCGGAGLESVLWHIGAVMSSHHGGLSRLWQVVPPDVDTQRAELWELMARLLERAQAAGTVRADLTLTDVYLCVLAMRGVIDETAAQAPDAWRSYVAVVLAGFRPAGTPLAHRPADDSLVARRIAPPAERTG